A window of bacterium genomic DNA:
GCGCACCACTGGAAGATGTGAAACGCGCGTTCCGTGACGAAGCGCAGCTTTGCCATCCCGACCGATTTAGCGATTTAGCCGAAAGTGTCCGGGAGCGTGCCGAAGCTCGCTTTAAAATAATCAATGAAGCATACCAGACAATTCAAGATTTTACCGAACGATTTGGCAATTTTCCTGCAACCGAAACGGTTGAAATTTCCTCTATCAAGACTCCCGAAGAGATAAAAATTGAATCAACCTTGAACCAGTTTACCCACGAACTGACGAATCAACAGGATCGTTACTTTCACTCCCTCTGGTTCTGGTTAGCAGTATCGGTTGTATTCTTTGTTGTTATGGCATTTTCAGCAGTTACGTGTTATCCAACGCTTTATCACCCGAGTAAAGCTCAAACTTTCGATCCCGATATTCAGAAACAGTAACACATTTCATTGAACTTTTCGCTTTGAATTTTGTAAATTTTCCTTACATTGTCTGCTCATCTACATTACAAGAGGAATACCATGAATCAGGCGCAACGTTATTTTTTACTTTTTTATTTCAGCGCTCTTCTAATTTTTTGTCTCTACGTTCCGATAACAACCACCGATCCGAGCGATGGACATAAGATTCAGTCACGGGCTTGGATCTGGAAACTGAATGCAAGTACTGATGCATCCGCGTTAAGCGCGACTCCCCGCAATTTAGCGCTCGATACACTGGTATGGCAGACGATCCTCGCCACGGCAATATGCGGCTTGGCATGCATCATCGTTAGCAACAAAGACTTCATCATCTCGCTGGTGTTTATCATCTTCGCAATGATCGTTATCGGTATTCTAACAATGCTCGTCATCAAATTGAAAACATCGGTGTAACCGAGCAACTCATCATTCACAAATTGCGGAGCCCGTTCCTCAGAGCGGGCTTTTTCATTGTCACGAAAAAAAGGGGCGTATGAGATACGCCCCTTCTTCCAAAAAATCTCCGATTTGAAACTACGCGATGGTAACC
This region includes:
- a CDS encoding J domain-containing protein, yielding MLSLPTGAPLEDVKRAFRDEAQLCHPDRFSDLAESVRERAEARFKIINEAYQTIQDFTERFGNFPATETVEISSIKTPEEIKIESTLNQFTHELTNQQDRYFHSLWFWLAVSVVFFVVMAFSAVTCYPTLYHPSKAQTFDPDIQKQ